The genomic stretch CCTGCACCTTTTTCAGCATCTCGTAGAGCTGATTGACGTCCATGAATCAGTCCTCCTTGAGCGCGTCGTCGATCTTGTCCTTGTGGAAGCCGATAATAACCTTGTCCCGAATGACGATGGTCGGGAAGGAAACCGCCGGATTGTGCTCCTTGACCTCCTGGACGATCTGCTTGCGCTCGTCGCCGGTCAATTCATCCACGTGTACGCACTCGTATTTCACGCCGCACTCGTCGAGATATTTCTTGGCATTTCTACAGTGAATGCATGTTGATAGGGCATAGACCTTGATATCGTTCATGTGAAACGCCTCCATGTCGAACGATTTGGCGGGTGCGTCGGGTTCGGGCATTCCGTCAGTTTGTTTCTTCAAAAATTTCTTCAGCGACTTGAACATGCTGCATCACCTGTTCACGGCCAATTCCAGTTTACGGACAACCAAAGAGCAAAGGAACGTGAGCACGAAATACATAACCAGGACCAAGGTCCAGATTTCGAAACTCCGGTACGTGGTGGTCATGAGCTGCTGAGCCTGAAAGGTCAGTTCCTCGATGGATATGACCGAGACGATGGCCGAGTCCTTGATTATTGATATAAACTGTCCGGCCAGAGCTGGCAACATCCGTTGCAGAGCCTGCGGCAAAATGACGAGGCGCAGGGACTGGATGCGGGTCATGCCGAGGGATGCGGACGCCTCCCACTGCCCCGCCTCCACGGACTCGATGCCCGCCCGAACGATCTCCGCGATATATGCCGCTTCGAACAATGCCAGGGTAATGAGCGCGGACAGGAATCGGGGAAAACGGTTCATGGGCCCGAAGAACCAGCTCAGGACCTCCTTGGCCCCGTCGGACAAGATGTAGATGAAGT from Desulfovibrio sp. Fe33 encodes the following:
- a CDS encoding amino acid ABC transporter permease, with protein sequence MSLSTCKRPKITLLDVAILAALAGGFGYILFKAATGLNYHWKWEIIPQFLVRIDPKTGFPVPGLLVQGLFTTIRLSVWAGILAVVLGIFMGLFRVSPSLFKRQVGMVYVGLIRNTPPLVLIFVFYFFIGDQIMSLLGVDHFIYILSDGAKEVLSWFFGPMNRFPRFLSALITLALFEAAYIAEIVRAGIESVEAGQWEASASLGMTRIQSLRLVILPQALQRMLPALAGQFISIIKDSAIVSVISIEELTFQAQQLMTTTYRSFEIWTLVLVMYFVLTFLCSLVVRKLELAVNR
- a CDS encoding glutaredoxin family protein, with the protein product MFKSLKKFLKKQTDGMPEPDAPAKSFDMEAFHMNDIKVYALSTCIHCRNAKKYLDECGVKYECVHVDELTGDERKQIVQEVKEHNPAVSFPTIVIRDKVIIGFHKDKIDDALKED